The following are encoded together in the Pseudomonas xantholysinigenes genome:
- the ruvB gene encoding Holliday junction branch migration DNA helicase RuvB, with protein sequence MIETDRLIAASGRDREEVQDRAIRPLRLDEYIGQPVVREQMALFIQAARGRNESLDHTLIFGPPGLGKTTLANIIAQEMGVSVKSTSGPILERPGDLAAMLTNLEPHDVLFIDEIHRLSPVVEEVLYPAMEDFQLDIMIGEGPAARSIKLDLPPFTLVGATTRAGMLTNPLRDRFGIVQRLEFYSNKDLATIVSRSAGILGLPMDDKGAFEIARRARGTPRIANRLLRRVRDFAEVRGKGEITKAVADMALNLLDVDERGFDHSDRRLLLTMIEKFDGGPVGLDNIAAAIGEERHTIEDVLEPYLIQQGYIMRTPRGRVVTRHAYLHFGLNIPGRFCEGGEYAAQDDE encoded by the coding sequence GTGATCGAAACCGACCGCCTGATCGCCGCCAGTGGCCGCGACCGTGAAGAGGTCCAGGACCGCGCGATTCGCCCGCTGCGCCTGGACGAGTACATCGGCCAGCCGGTGGTGCGCGAGCAGATGGCGCTGTTCATCCAGGCCGCGCGCGGGCGCAACGAGTCCCTTGACCACACCCTGATCTTCGGCCCACCGGGCCTGGGCAAGACCACCCTGGCCAATATCATCGCCCAGGAGATGGGCGTGTCGGTCAAGAGCACCTCGGGCCCGATCCTCGAGCGTCCGGGCGACCTGGCGGCGATGCTGACCAACCTCGAGCCCCATGACGTACTGTTCATCGACGAGATCCACCGCTTGTCGCCGGTAGTCGAAGAGGTGCTCTATCCGGCGATGGAAGACTTCCAGCTGGACATCATGATCGGCGAAGGCCCGGCCGCGCGCTCGATCAAGCTCGACCTGCCGCCTTTCACCCTGGTCGGCGCCACCACCCGTGCCGGCATGCTGACCAACCCGTTGCGTGACCGTTTCGGTATCGTCCAGCGCCTGGAGTTCTACAGCAACAAGGACCTGGCCACCATCGTCAGCCGTTCGGCCGGTATTCTCGGGCTGCCAATGGACGACAAGGGGGCCTTCGAGATCGCCCGCCGGGCGCGGGGCACGCCGCGGATCGCCAATCGCCTGCTGCGACGGGTGCGCGACTTTGCCGAGGTGCGTGGCAAGGGCGAGATCACTAAGGCGGTCGCGGACATGGCGCTTAACCTGCTGGATGTCGACGAGCGTGGCTTCGACCATTCCGACCGGCGCCTGCTGCTGACCATGATCGAGAAGTTCGACGGCGGCCCGGTGGGCCTGGACAACATTGCCGCGGCGATCGGCGAAGAGCGTCACACCATCGAGGACGTGCTCGAACCCTATCTGATCCAGCAGGGCTACATCATGCGCACCCCGCGTGGCCGCGTGGTCACCCGGCACGCCTACCTGCATTTCGGCCTGAACATCCCCGGGCGTTTCTGCGAAGGTGGGGAATATGCCGCGCAGGACGATGAATGA
- the ruvC gene encoding crossover junction endodeoxyribonuclease RuvC — MTLILGIDPGSRITGFGVVRQTARGCEYVASGCIRTGGGELHERLQIVFRGVSEIIREHGPVTMGIERVFMARNADSALKLGQARGAAIVAAAEAGLEIAEYSASQVKQAVAGTGGANKEQVMLMVMHLLKLTQKPQVDASDALAIALCHAHTRSSLIPHGLTTARRRGGRLRL, encoded by the coding sequence ATGACTCTGATTCTTGGTATCGACCCCGGCTCGCGCATCACCGGCTTCGGCGTGGTCCGCCAGACTGCCCGTGGCTGCGAGTACGTGGCCTCGGGCTGTATACGCACCGGCGGTGGCGAGCTGCACGAGCGTCTGCAGATCGTCTTTCGCGGGGTGAGCGAGATCATCCGCGAGCATGGTCCTGTGACCATGGGCATCGAACGGGTGTTCATGGCGCGCAACGCCGACTCCGCGCTCAAGCTCGGCCAGGCCCGTGGCGCGGCCATCGTCGCCGCCGCCGAGGCCGGCCTGGAAATCGCCGAATACAGTGCCAGCCAGGTCAAGCAGGCCGTGGCCGGTACCGGTGGCGCCAACAAGGAGCAGGTGATGCTGATGGTGATGCACCTGCTCAAACTGACCCAGAAACCGCAAGTCGACGCCTCGGACGCCCTGGCTATCGCCCTGTGCCATGCCCATACCCGGTCCAGCCTGATTCCCCATGGCCTGACGACGGCACGGCGGCGTGGCGGGCGCTTGCGTCTGTAG
- a CDS encoding FmdB family zinc ribbon protein: protein MPLYDYQCAACEHQMEVLQKISAAPLTDCPACQAPALKKLLSVPGFRLSGNGWYETDFKTGAKKNLAGGDKAD, encoded by the coding sequence ATGCCCCTTTACGACTATCAATGTGCCGCCTGCGAACACCAGATGGAGGTGTTGCAGAAGATCAGCGCCGCACCTTTGACCGATTGCCCGGCGTGCCAGGCGCCGGCGCTGAAGAAACTGCTGTCGGTCCCCGGCTTTCGCCTGAGTGGCAATGGCTGGTACGAGACCGACTTCAAGACCGGGGCAAAAAAGAATCTGGCAGGCGGCGACAAGGCCGACTGA
- the ruvA gene encoding Holliday junction branch migration protein RuvA — translation MIGRLRGTLAEKQPPHLIIDVNGVGYELEVPMTTLYRLPKVGEPVTVHTHLVVREDAHLLYGFAEKRERELFRELIRLNGVGPKLALALMSGLEVDELVRCVQAQDASVLVRVPGVGKKTAERLLVELKDRFKAWETSPAMFTLVSDGPLPVASESSAEADAVSALVSLGYKPQEASKAIAAIKDKAGLSSEELIRRSLKGMIAK, via the coding sequence GTGATTGGACGTTTGCGCGGCACCCTGGCGGAAAAACAGCCGCCGCACCTGATTATCGACGTCAACGGCGTGGGCTATGAGCTGGAAGTGCCGATGACGACCCTGTATCGCCTGCCCAAGGTGGGCGAGCCCGTGACCGTGCACACCCACTTGGTGGTGCGCGAAGACGCTCACCTGCTCTACGGTTTTGCCGAAAAGCGCGAGCGCGAGCTGTTTCGCGAGCTGATCCGCCTGAACGGGGTGGGGCCGAAGCTGGCGCTGGCGCTGATGTCCGGCCTGGAAGTGGACGAGCTGGTGCGTTGCGTGCAGGCCCAGGACGCTTCGGTGCTGGTGCGCGTGCCCGGCGTCGGCAAGAAAACCGCCGAGCGCCTGCTGGTCGAACTCAAGGATCGCTTCAAGGCATGGGAAACCTCGCCAGCGATGTTCACCCTGGTTTCCGACGGGCCGCTGCCAGTGGCCAGCGAGTCCTCGGCCGAGGCCGACGCGGTCAGTGCCCTGGTCTCCCTGGGCTACAAGCCACAGGAAGCGAGCAAGGCGATCGCGGCGATCAAGGACAAGGCCGGCCTGAGCAGCGAGGAGCTGATTCGTCGCAGCCTTAAAGGGATGATTGCCAAGTGA
- a CDS encoding YebC/PmpR family DNA-binding transcriptional regulator has translation MAGHSKWANIKHRKERQDAKRGKVFTKWIRELTVAAKQGGPDPASNPRLRLALDKALGANMSRDIIDRAVARGAGTNESDNVEELSYEGYGPGGVAIMVEAMTDNRNRTAAAVRHAFTKCGGNLGTDGSVAYLFERKGQISFAAELQVDEDALMEAAMEADADDVVANDDGSFEVFTSFNSFYAVRNALEEAGFKASDAEIVMQPTTSAELDKDGAEKVLKLIDMLEDLDDVQNVYSNAQISDEIMESLG, from the coding sequence ATGGCCGGTCATTCCAAGTGGGCGAACATCAAGCACCGCAAAGAACGCCAGGATGCCAAGAGAGGCAAGGTCTTCACCAAGTGGATCCGCGAACTGACCGTCGCCGCCAAGCAGGGTGGGCCTGATCCGGCCTCCAACCCGCGTCTGCGCCTGGCGCTGGACAAGGCCCTCGGCGCCAACATGAGCCGCGACATCATCGATCGCGCCGTGGCCCGTGGTGCCGGCACCAATGAAAGCGACAACGTCGAAGAACTCAGCTACGAAGGCTACGGCCCGGGCGGCGTGGCGATCATGGTCGAGGCCATGACCGACAACCGCAACCGCACCGCCGCCGCCGTGCGCCATGCCTTCACCAAGTGTGGCGGCAACCTCGGCACCGACGGCTCGGTGGCCTACCTGTTCGAGCGCAAGGGGCAGATCAGCTTCGCCGCCGAGTTGCAGGTCGACGAGGATGCGCTGATGGAAGCCGCGATGGAGGCTGACGCCGACGACGTGGTGGCCAACGACGATGGCTCGTTCGAGGTGTTCACCTCGTTCAACAGCTTCTATGCCGTGCGCAATGCGCTCGAAGAAGCCGGCTTCAAGGCCTCGGACGCCGAGATCGTGATGCAGCCGACCACCAGCGCCGAGCTGGACAAGGACGGCGCGGAGAAGGTGCTCAAGCTGATCGACATGCTCGAAGACCTGGATGACGTGCAGAACGTCTACTCCAATGCGCAGATCTCGGATGAGATCATGGAAAGCCTCGGCTAA
- the aspS gene encoding aspartate--tRNA ligase, which produces MMRSHYCGQLNESLDGQEVTLCGWVHRRRDHGGVIFLDIRDREGMAQVVFDPDRAETFAAADRVRSEFVVQITGKVRKRPEGAVNANMASGAIEILGYQLNVLNEAETPPFPLNEYSDVGEETRLRYRFIDLRRPEMADKLRLRSRITSSIRRFLDENGFLDVETPILTRATPEGARDYLVPSRTHAGSFFALPQSPQLFKQLLMVAGFDRYYQIAKCFRDEDLRADRQPEFTQIDIETSFLDEAEIMGLTESMIRKLFKEVLDLEFGEFPHMTFEEAMRRYGSDKPDLRIPLELVDVADQLKDVDFKVFAGPANDPKCRVTALRLPGGASMPRSKIDEYTKFVGIYGAKGLAYIKVNERAKGVEGLQSPIVKNIPEANLNNILDRVGAVDGDIVFFGADKFKIVSEALGALRIRLGHDFELLTCEWAPMWVVDFPMFEENEDGSFTALHHPFTAPKCTPEELEANPATALSRAYDMVLNGTELGGGSIRIHRKEMQQAVFRLLGIEAAEQEEKFGFLLDALKFGAPPHGGLAFGLDRLVMLMTGAQSIREVIAFPKTQSAACVMTQAPGMVDAKALRELHIRLREQTKVE; this is translated from the coding sequence ATGATGCGCAGCCATTATTGCGGCCAACTGAACGAGTCCCTGGACGGCCAGGAAGTCACCCTTTGCGGTTGGGTCCATCGTCGCCGCGACCACGGCGGGGTGATCTTCCTCGACATCCGTGACCGCGAAGGCATGGCCCAGGTCGTGTTCGACCCGGATCGCGCCGAAACCTTCGCTGCCGCCGACCGCGTGCGCAGCGAATTTGTCGTGCAGATCACCGGCAAGGTACGCAAGCGCCCGGAAGGCGCGGTGAATGCCAACATGGCCTCCGGCGCCATCGAGATCCTCGGCTACCAGCTGAACGTGCTCAACGAAGCGGAAACCCCGCCGTTCCCGCTCAACGAATACTCCGACGTCGGCGAGGAAACCCGCCTGCGCTACCGCTTCATCGACCTGCGTCGTCCGGAAATGGCCGACAAGCTGCGCCTGCGTTCGCGCATCACCAGCAGCATCCGTCGCTTCCTTGATGAAAACGGCTTCCTCGACGTCGAAACGCCGATCCTCACCCGCGCCACCCCGGAAGGCGCGCGCGACTACCTGGTGCCGAGCCGCACCCACGCTGGCAGCTTCTTCGCCCTGCCGCAGTCGCCGCAGCTGTTCAAGCAGTTGCTGATGGTCGCTGGCTTCGATCGCTACTACCAGATCGCCAAGTGCTTCCGCGACGAAGACCTGCGTGCCGACCGCCAGCCGGAATTCACCCAGATCGACATCGAGACCAGCTTCCTCGACGAAGCCGAGATCATGGGCCTGACCGAAAGCATGATCCGCAAGCTGTTCAAGGAAGTGCTGGACCTGGAATTCGGTGAATTCCCGCACATGACCTTCGAAGAAGCCATGCGCCGCTACGGTTCCGACAAGCCGGACCTGCGTATTCCGCTGGAACTGGTCGACGTCGCCGACCAGCTCAAGGATGTCGACTTCAAAGTCTTCGCCGGTCCCGCCAACGATCCGAAGTGCCGCGTCACCGCCCTGCGCCTGCCAGGCGGCGCCAGCATGCCGCGCAGCAAGATCGACGAGTACACCAAGTTCGTCGGCATCTACGGTGCCAAGGGCCTGGCCTACATCAAGGTCAACGAGCGCGCCAAGGGTGTCGAAGGTCTGCAGTCGCCGATCGTCAAGAACATCCCCGAGGCCAACCTCAACAACATCCTCGATCGCGTTGGCGCGGTCGATGGCGACATCGTCTTCTTCGGTGCCGACAAGTTCAAGATCGTCAGCGAGGCCCTGGGCGCGCTGCGTATCCGCCTGGGCCACGACTTCGAGCTGCTGACCTGCGAGTGGGCGCCGATGTGGGTCGTCGACTTCCCGATGTTCGAAGAGAACGAAGACGGCAGCTTCACCGCGCTGCACCACCCGTTCACCGCGCCGAAGTGCACCCCCGAAGAGCTGGAGGCCAACCCGGCCACCGCGCTGTCGCGTGCCTACGACATGGTCCTGAACGGCACCGAGCTCGGTGGCGGTTCGATCCGTATCCACCGCAAAGAGATGCAGCAAGCGGTATTCCGCCTGCTGGGCATCGAAGCGGCGGAACAGGAAGAGAAGTTCGGCTTCCTGCTCGACGCCCTGAAGTTCGGCGCGCCGCCCCACGGTGGCCTGGCCTTCGGCCTGGACCGCCTGGTCATGCTGATGACCGGCGCGCAGTCGATTCGTGAAGTGATCGCCTTCCCGAAAACCCAGAGCGCTGCCTGTGTCATGACCCAGGCCCCGGGCATGGTCGACGCCAAGGCCCTGCGCGAGCTGCACATCCGTCTGCGCGAGCAGACCAAGGTCGAGTAA
- the ybgC gene encoding tol-pal system-associated acyl-CoA thioesterase yields MRAQNRLEPFAHRCRVYYEDTDAGGVVYYVNYLKFMERARTERLRHLGFSQAQLAQDNLLFVVHSSEARYHAPARLDDELRVTAQVLELNRASLRFVQQVWRAKDEVLLCEGQFLVAAVRADTFKPRAIPPELRDAFLADGTGTQSNAGE; encoded by the coding sequence ATGCGCGCGCAAAATCGGCTGGAACCGTTCGCACACCGTTGTCGCGTCTATTACGAGGATACCGACGCCGGTGGCGTGGTGTACTACGTCAACTACCTCAAATTCATGGAGCGCGCACGTACCGAGCGGTTGCGACACCTGGGTTTCTCCCAGGCCCAGCTGGCGCAGGACAACCTGCTGTTCGTGGTCCATTCCAGCGAGGCGCGCTACCACGCGCCGGCCCGCCTGGACGACGAATTGCGGGTGACCGCGCAAGTGCTTGAATTGAATCGCGCCAGCCTGCGCTTCGTGCAGCAGGTATGGCGAGCAAAGGATGAAGTGCTGCTCTGCGAGGGGCAGTTCCTTGTGGCCGCGGTGCGCGCCGACACTTTCAAACCCCGGGCCATTCCCCCAGAACTGCGCGACGCCTTTTTGGCGGACGGCACGGGTACTCAATCGAACGCAGGAGAATAA